In Solidesulfovibrio fructosivorans JJ], the sequence GGCGTAGGCGATGCCGAGCATGAGCGCGGTGCCGAAGTTGTATTCCGGGCCCGAGCCGGAGCCGTGCTTGAGGTCATGGCCTTCGAAGCCGAAAGCCTGCTGGATGACGGCCAGGCCGATGGGCACCATCATCATGGTGGTGGCGGTGTTGCTCACCCACATGGACAGGAAGGCCGTTGCCGCCATGAAGCCGAAGATCATGCGGCTGGGGCTCACGCCGACGAGTTTGATGGTTTTGAGCGCGATGCGCCGGTGCAGGTTCCAGCGCTCCATGGTGACGGCGATGAAGAAGCCGCCCATGAAGAGGTAGATGAGGTGGTCGGCGTAGGGTGCCGTGGCCGCTTTGGACGGCATGATTTTCAGGAGCGGGAACATGGCGATGGGCAGCAAGCTGGTGGCCGGAATGGGAATGGCTTCCGTGATCCACCAGATGGCCATCAGCGCCGTTACGGCCGCCACGCGCTGGGCTTCGGGTTTCATGCCCGGCGGCAGCGGCATGAGCAGCAAGATGATGAACACCACGGGGCCAAGGAAGAAACCGACCTTGTTGGCAGTGTGATACTGACGCACAAAACCCCCCTCATACGTTAAGGAAACAATGCCATGCCGGCGGATTTCGAGGGATCCGTCCGGCCTTCGCGTCCCGCGTTCCGGAGTCTGCTCCCCGGGAACGTCGGACACGTTCGCCTCATTGTCTGGGTTGTGTTCTCACAGAACCGGACCGCGGCTGCTGCTCGCGGGGCAATGCGCGGTCGCCATGGGTGGCCGGAGCCGTCGGGGCCGGTCGTTTCCCGGCAACGGCGATGGCTGGGAGACGTGGCGGGACGGATGCATTGCAGTTGAAAGAGCATAGCATGGGTTGATTGATCGGTCAATCAGTCTAGAAAAAAAACTGGGTTTTCGGCCAATTGCGCCGCTCTTGCTAATGGCCGGCGACTGCCCTAAGGTGCGACTCTCCATGAAACGATCCCAAAATGAAACGGCAAGCGCGCGATGCGAGCCCGACGATTCCACTCGGGGATCGGAGTCCTTCGTATCGAGCGCGGGGGGGGACGCGGCTTCGGGCGCGGCCGGCAAGAAGGAGCGCATCCTGCGCGCCGCCCAGGCCATGTTCGGCCGCCACGGCTATTCCAATACGACCATGAAAATGATCGCCGAGGAGGCCGGGGTGGCGTTCGGGCTGGTGGCCCATCATTTCGGGGGCAAGGAGAATCTGTTCATCACCGCCGGGTTCGACATGATCGGGCGGCTTTTAACCCGGGTGCGGGAGGAGGCGGATGGCGCGGAATCGGGCTATGAGGCCCTGACCCAGTTCATTCGGGCCTACCTGCGTTTCACGCTCGACAATCCCGAGACGTTTCCCGTGCTCATCCGCTGTTCACCCTTCGGTGAGCTCGGCGGGGAAGATCACAAGGCGCTTGTGGCGGAGAAGTTCGACCTGATTTTCGACGAGATCGCCGGGCACCTCAAGCGCGGCATGGACGACGGTTCCATCCGCCTTTTGCCGGTGCGCAAGACGGCGCTGCTGCTTTACGGCAACATCCTGACCGCCGTGCGCACCCACTTCATCACGCCCTACAAGTTCGCCGGCCTCTATGAAGAGACCTTGCGCTACGTGCAGCACGCCGTGGCCAATCCCGAGGGGCTCGGACGCGAGGCGGTTTTCCGCCGCAAGTTCCAGAATTTGTCGATGATCGACTAAGGGGCGCCGCGCAAGGCTGGTTTTCATTTTGAAAAATGGTTTCCCACGGCGTTCTTTAGAACCCCATTCACTCGCTAACAAACTCAAATATAAAAGTTTAGGAAGGGGAGAGCGCGAGAGGGGAAACCCTTTTCAAAGGGTTTCCCCTCTCGCATATTCTTCCTTCTTCTCTTCTCTCTTACTTGCGGGGGGCCCACTCGCCGGCCATGGTCTTGATGGAGGCGATCTGGCGTTGGCTCAGCATGCCCTGGATCTGGTCGCGCAGGGCTTTGGCGCCGGGCTTGTCCTCGGGCGGCAGGTCGGCGGCATCGGCCGCCAGGATGGACCAGAAGTAGGCCTTGACCGGATTGTGGGCCACGCCCTTGCCATACAGATACAAGGTGGCGAGGAGGTATTGGGCGCCGCCCTTGCCGGCAATGGCCGCTTCGGCCAGCAGCTTGGCCGCGTCATCGAAATTTTGGGGCACGCCCTGGCCGTAGTAGAGGAGCTTGCCCAAGCAGTACTGGCCGTTGGGATTGCCGGACGCGGCGGATTTCTTGAACCACTCCGCCGCCTTGGCGTAGTCCTTCGGGACGCCGAGGCCGGTGTAGTACATGGCCGCCACCTGGTTTTGCACGGCGGCGTCGCCGGCGTCGGCCAGGGGCAGGAATTCCTCGAGGGCCTTGGCGTAGTCGCCGGCGCGGTAGGCCTGCTTGCCCTCCTCAAGTCCGGCCCGGGCCAGGCCGGGCAGCGTCAGGCACAGCGCCAAGACCAGCCACTTCGCCAGCTGGGGGAGACACCTTCGCATGCTTATTTTTCCCCGTGACCGGCTTTCGCTTTGTCGTCGGCAGGACGGCAGTGGGCGCTTTTTTCCCCGGGCAGGCACTGTTGCAGGTCGTTGCCGAGGATGACGTAGCGGAAGATGAACACCGACACCGGCACCCCGAGCACCATGCCCCACAGGCCGAAGAGCTTGTGTCCCACGTACAGGATCATCAGCGTGACCAGCGGGCTGATCTTGAACATGGCGGCTACGATGCGGGGGTTTAGAATGTAGGTCTCGATGGTGTGGACGATGATGATCATGACGATGGCCCAAAGGGCGTGGTGGGGGCCCGTGGTGTTGACGGCCACGAGCACGATGGGGGCCGAGGAGATGAACGTGCCGAGCACCGGGATCAGACCGCAGAAAAAAACCACCGTGGAAAGGAGCATCACGGGTTCGATGCCGAGGATGTGCATCCCGATGGCGGTCAGTATCGTGTTGACCGCGGCAATCAGCATCTGGGCGCGAAACCCCATACCGACCACCACCGCGAAGCGCACCACGCTGCGGGCCGTGACGTCGTAGATGTCGCGCAGCCGCGATTCGCGCAGGGAGATGGTCTTGGCCCTGAGGTTGGGGAAGTCGAGCATGATGAGGAAGCTGAAAAGCGTGCCCAGAAGGAACGTCGAAACGTAGGTGGAAATCTGGTTGAAGGAGTTGACGGCAATGGTGAAAAGCGTCTGCGCCTTGACGCCGACCAGGGCCTCGATGCTCAGGTAGTCCTTGATCTTGGCGATGGGCGCGGCCATGTCCGGAGCCAGCCAGGCCCAGTTGTCCAGGTGGCCGCGCAAGGTTTCCAGCGTGTCGGGCAGCTTTTTGAGAAACGACGTCGATTCGCTGCCGAGCTTGGGCAACACCGAAGAGACGAGAGTCAGCGCCACGCTGACGAACACGATGTAGACCAGGGTGGCCCACAGGGTGCGCGGCAGCTTGGTTTTGACGGCCAGGGCATGGATGGGTCCGTTGAAAAGGAAGCACAGAATGTAGGTGATGAAGACCAGCCCGAACAGGCCGTAGAAGTTGGCCAGCCAGACCAGCCCGAAAAAGGCGGCCCAAATGGCGAGGGTCTTGTTGGTGCGTAAAAACTGGGCGATGTCGAATGCCATGGTGAAGGGCAGTCGCTAGCACAAAAAAGTGCGGTGTACAATCGGAACCATGCCGGAAGCGCCCATGACTATTTGCGGAATATCCAGGCCAGGACCGTCAGGGCGATGCTCACCACGAGGCAGGTGACCCAGGGGAAATAAAAGGAAAACCCCTCGCCCTTGTAGCGGATGTCGCCGGGAAGGCGGAAAAGGGGCAGGCGTTGCCACAGGGACTGCCAGAACCCCGGCCGGTCGGCCAGGATGAGGACGATCCCCAGGCAGGCCAGGGCGAGGCCCACCGTCAAAAGCAACTTGCCGAGCGCGTGATTCATGGGTATGTCCGCTTGTTTTCGATCCCAAACCTATCCGCCTCGCAAAAGGAAAGCAAACACCGTGCCCTTGCCCCCCTTCCGCCTGGAGCGTTTCTTCGCCTGTCATGAGTTCACCGCTCCGAGC encodes:
- a CDS encoding TetR/AcrR family transcriptional regulator; the encoded protein is MKRSQNETASARCEPDDSTRGSESFVSSAGGDAASGAAGKKERILRAAQAMFGRHGYSNTTMKMIAEEAGVAFGLVAHHFGGKENLFITAGFDMIGRLLTRVREEADGAESGYEALTQFIRAYLRFTLDNPETFPVLIRCSPFGELGGEDHKALVAEKFDLIFDEIAGHLKRGMDDGSIRLLPVRKTALLLYGNILTAVRTHFITPYKFAGLYEETLRYVQHAVANPEGLGREAVFRRKFQNLSMID
- a CDS encoding tetratricopeptide repeat protein, producing the protein MRRCLPQLAKWLVLALCLTLPGLARAGLEEGKQAYRAGDYAKALEEFLPLADAGDAAVQNQVAAMYYTGLGVPKDYAKAAEWFKKSAASGNPNGQYCLGKLLYYGQGVPQNFDDAAKLLAEAAIAGKGGAQYLLATLYLYGKGVAHNPVKAYFWSILAADAADLPPEDKPGAKALRDQIQGMLSQRQIASIKTMAGEWAPRK
- a CDS encoding AI-2E family transporter — translated: MAFDIAQFLRTNKTLAIWAAFFGLVWLANFYGLFGLVFITYILCFLFNGPIHALAVKTKLPRTLWATLVYIVFVSVALTLVSSVLPKLGSESTSFLKKLPDTLETLRGHLDNWAWLAPDMAAPIAKIKDYLSIEALVGVKAQTLFTIAVNSFNQISTYVSTFLLGTLFSFLIMLDFPNLRAKTISLRESRLRDIYDVTARSVVRFAVVVGMGFRAQMLIAAVNTILTAIGMHILGIEPVMLLSTVVFFCGLIPVLGTFISSAPIVLVAVNTTGPHHALWAIVMIIIVHTIETYILNPRIVAAMFKISPLVTLMILYVGHKLFGLWGMVLGVPVSVFIFRYVILGNDLQQCLPGEKSAHCRPADDKAKAGHGEK
- a CDS encoding DUF2905 domain-containing protein, whose product is MNHALGKLLLTVGLALACLGIVLILADRPGFWQSLWQRLPLFRLPGDIRYKGEGFSFYFPWVTCLVVSIALTVLAWIFRK